A genome region from Deinococcus sp. HSC-46F16 includes the following:
- a CDS encoding alpha/beta fold hydrolase: protein MIPPETEFRSRHVVTNGVRLHVVEAGPERGPPVVLLHGFPEFWEGWTRQIGPLSRAGFRVIVPDLRGYNLSEKPSGVRAYRVGTLQEDVAGLIRALGYERAHVVGHDWGGIIAWALALRQPEVIERLVILNAPHPAAYRRALGHPAQWMRSWYVLFFQLPWLPERMLPRFGRWALQGTNPAAYLPEERRRYEEAWARPGAATAMVNYYRAMVRLGGLGRGGGAVPPIRVPTLVLWGERDVALRPELADGLEEWVPGVRVVRFPRASHWVMRDEPLRVNNLLLEFLSGQ from the coding sequence ATGATCCCTCCCGAGACGGAGTTCCGGTCCCGCCACGTCGTCACGAACGGGGTGCGGCTGCATGTCGTGGAGGCGGGGCCGGAGAGAGGGCCGCCCGTGGTCCTGCTGCACGGCTTTCCCGAGTTCTGGGAGGGCTGGACCCGGCAGATTGGCCCCCTCTCCCGTGCGGGCTTCCGGGTGATCGTGCCGGACCTGCGGGGGTACAACCTCAGCGAGAAGCCGTCCGGCGTGCGGGCTTACCGGGTGGGCACGCTCCAGGAGGACGTGGCGGGCCTGATCCGTGCCCTGGGGTATGAGCGGGCACACGTCGTCGGGCACGACTGGGGCGGCATCATCGCGTGGGCGCTGGCGCTGCGGCAGCCGGAGGTCATCGAGCGGCTGGTGATTCTCAACGCGCCGCACCCCGCCGCCTACCGCCGGGCGCTGGGGCACCCCGCGCAGTGGATGCGGTCGTGGTACGTGCTGTTCTTCCAGTTGCCGTGGCTGCCCGAGCGGATGCTGCCGCGCTTCGGGCGGTGGGCGCTGCAGGGGACCAACCCGGCGGCCTACCTGCCCGAGGAGCGGCGGCGCTATGAGGAAGCGTGGGCGCGGCCCGGTGCGGCGACCGCGATGGTCAACTACTACCGGGCGATGGTGCGGCTGGGCGGCCTGGGGCGGGGCGGCGGCGCGGTTCCTCCCATCCGGGTGCCCACCCTGGTGCTGTGGGGCGAGCGGGACGTGGCGCTGCGGCCCGAACTCGCCGACGGGCTGGAGGAGTGGGTTCCCGGCGTGCGGGTGGTGCGCTTTCCCCGCGCGAGCCACTGGGTCATGCGCGACGAGCCGCTGCGGGTGAACAACCTGCTGCTGGAGTTCCTGTCGGGCCAGTGA